One Oryza sativa Japonica Group chromosome 8, ASM3414082v1 DNA window includes the following coding sequences:
- the LOC112936181 gene encoding F-box/FBD/LRR-repeat protein At1g13570 has translation MAMSMSSSSPPSPPLPPPAAASDVAGTDILLSLLPEILDDILTRLPLKEVVRTCCLSRGWARRWESASGLDVRFRGFYSAGAVAGVLARCAAPVASFDIEVRPRLRPRAAYWLRALAEKRVRSLQLAFGSSRADEPGVFPGVGRAIYARAELSNLYLRYCELPRPPPPQPGQGSLFAGFPRLTRLALNSVKLPFAGAGALLERVIAGAPDLADLLLVDVITGVVAGGEKKVEEEEPEAWAIRAPKLHSLTLWTPAVDNGCRVAGELPLLNAANISVDAFLGTEDFLDTLWLVSRVKVLKFSVRDREVDENPLERITWKFRNLRTSNLSVDFGKISSIMSIFSLLRCAPQIEQLNIEVDLKEAQGDDEIHEGILEAYMSEDLVRSLKRVTLSFIKCFPGEMSFIKLLLSKAASLESLKVMMFWHHIMPVSDACLLFTTYKKESSTQVKFIVEHGMDTFDIGS, from the exons ATGGCCATGTCGATgtcatcctcctcgccgccgtcgccgccgctgccaccgccggcggcggcgtcggacgTCGCCGGGACGGACATTCTGCTGTCCCTGCTGCCGGAGATCCTGGACGACATCCTGACGCGGCTGCCGCTGAAGGAGGTGGTCCGCACGTGCTGCCTGTCGCGCGggtgggcgcggcggtgggAGTCGGCGTCGGGCCTCGACGTCCGGTTCCGCGGGTTCTACTCCGCCGGCGCCGTTGCCGGCGTGCTCGCCCGGTGCGCCGCGCCCGTGGCGAGCTTCGACATCGAGGTCCGCCCGcggctccgcccgcgcgccgcctacTGGCTCCGCGCGCTGGCGGAGAAGCGCGTCCGCTCGCTCCAGCTCGCCTTCGGCTCCTCCCGCGCCGACGAGCCCGGCGTCTTCCCCGGCGTCGGCCGCGCCATCTACGCCCGCGCCGAGCTCTCCAACCTCTACCTCCGCTACTGCGAGctcccgcgcccgccgccgccgcagccgggcCAGGGGTCGTTGTTCGCCGGGTTCCCGCGCCTCACCAGGCTGGCGCTCAACAGCGTCAAGCTCccgttcgccggcgccggcgcgctgcTCGAGCGCGTGATCGCCGGCGCGCCCGACCTCGCCGACCTGCTCCTGGTGGACGTGATcaccggcgtcgtcgccgggggcgagaagaaggtggaggaggaggagccggaggcGTGGGCGATCCGGGCGCCCAAGCTCCACTCGCTGACGCTCTGGACGCCGGCCGTCGACAACGgctgccgcgtcgccggcgagctcccgctGCTGAACGCGGCGAACATCTCCGTCGACGCCTTCCTCGGAACTGAAGATTTTCTCGACACTCTCTGGCTGGTTTCGCGTGTGAAGGTGCTCAAGTTCTCTGTCAGAGACAGGGAG GTCGATGAAAATCCATTGGAGAGAATTACATGGAAGTTCCGGAACTTAAGGACTTCAAACTTGAGCGTTGATTTTGGCAAAATCTCAAGTATCATGTCAATCTTTTCTTTACTGCGTTGTGCTCCACAGATTGAACAACTGAATATTGAG GTTGATCTGAAAGAAGCACAGGGAGATGATGAGATTCATGAAGGGATTCTAGAAGCATATATGAGTGAAGATTTGGTTAGAAGTCTCAAGCGTGTGACCCTGTCTTTTATCAAGTGCTTCCCAGGGGAGATGAGCTTTATCAAGCTTCTTCTATCCAAGGCAGCATCCCTTGAATCACTTAAAGTCATGATGTTCTGGCATCATATAATGCCCGTTTCGGATGCGTGTCTTCTTTTCACGACATACAAAAAGGAGTCATCTACCCAGGTGAAGTTTATAGTGGAGCATGGCATGGACACATTCGACATCGGCTCTTAA
- the LOC4345125 gene encoding aspartyl protease family protein At5g10770 — translation MDGRHLLLLHVLALLLLAVVVAAGGGAVVGRDSAVLQLRELQWGSSGQVRYSQSKRFEKKMTGEHKKAAAAARTRTRSTTVLELKHHSLTAIPDHPAAQETYLRRLLAADEARANSLQLRNKAAFTQSGKKATAAAAAAAGAEVPLTSGIRFQTLNYVTTIALGGGGSSRAGAGNLTVIVDTGSDLTWVQCKPCSVCYAQRDPLFDPSGSASYAAVPCNASACEASLKAATGVPGSCATVGGGGGGGKSERCYYSLAYGDGSFSRGVLATDTVALGGASVDGFVFGCGLSNRGLFGGTAGLMGLGRTELSLVSQTAPRFGGVFSYCLPAATSGDAAGSLSLGGDTSSYRNATPVSYTRMIADPAQPPFYFMNVTGASVGGAAVAAAGLGAANVLLDSGTVITRLAPSVYRAVRAEFARQFGAERYPAAPPFSLLDACYNLTGHDEVKVPLLTLRLEGGADMTVDAAGMLFMARKDGSQVCLAMASLSFEDQTPIIGNYQQKNKRVVYDTVGSRLGFADEDCSYA, via the exons ATGGATGGCCgccatcttctcctcctccatgtcctcgcgcttcttcttcttgcggtggtggtcgccgccggcggaggcgccGTCGTCGGCAGGGACAGCGCAGTGCTTCAGCTGCGCGAGCTGCAATGGGGCTCGTCCGGCCAGGTCCGGTATTCCCAATCAAAGCGCTTTGAGAAGAAGATGACAG GGGAACAcaagaaagcagcagcagcagcaagaacgagGACTAGGAGCACCACCGTCCTAGAGCTGAAGCACCACTCCCTCACCGCCATCCCCGACCACCCCGCCGCCCAAGAAACctacctccgccgcctcctcgccgccgacgaggcgcgTGCCAACTCGTTGCAGCTCCGCAACAAGGCAGCGTTCACGCAGTCCggcaagaaggcgacggcggccgccgccgccgccgctggcgccgaGGTCCCCCTGACCTCCGGCATCCGCTTCCAGACGCTCAACTACGTCACCACCATcgctctcggcggcggcggatcctcccgcgccggcgccggcaaccTCACCGTCATCGTCGACACCGGCAGCGACCTCACCTGGGTGCAGTGCAAGCCGTGCTCCGTCTGCTACGCGCAGCGCGACCCGCTGTTCGACCCGTCCGGCTCCGCCTCCTACGCCGCCGTCCCCTGCAATGCCTCCGCCTGCGAAGCCTCCCTCAAGGCGGCCACCGGCGTGCCGGGATCCTGCGccaccgtcggcggcggcggcggcggcgggaagagcGAGAGGTGCTACTACTCGCTGGCCTACGGCGACGGGTCGTTCAGCCGCGGCGTGCTCGCCACGGACACGGTCGCGCTCGGCGGCGCCAGCGTCGACGGCTTCGTGTTCGGCTGCGGGCTCAGCAACCGCGGCCTGTTCGGCGGCACGGCGGGGCTCATGGGCCTCGGCCGGACGGAGCTCTCGCTGGTCTCCCAGACGGCGCCCCGGTTCGGCGGCGTCTTCTCCTActgcctccccgccgccacctccggcgacgccgcgggctccctctccctcggcgGCGACACCTCCTCCtaccgcaacgccacgccggtGTCCTACACCCGCATGATCGCCGACCCGGCGCAGCCGCCGTTCTACTTCATGAACGTGACCGGCGCgtccgtcggcggcgccgcggtggccgcggcggggcTCGGTGCCGCCAACGTCCTCCTCGACTCCGGCACGGTGATCACGCGCCTCGCGCCGTCGGTGTACCGCGCCGTGCGCGCCGAGTTCGCGCGGCAGTTCGGGGCGGAGCGCtacccggcggcgccgcccttcTCGCTGCTCGACGCGTGCTACAACCTGACCGGGCACGACGAGGTGAAGGTGCCATTGCTGACGCTGCGCCtcgagggcggcgccgacatgacCGTCGACGCTGCCGGGATGCTGTTCATGGCGAGGAAGGATGGGTCGCAGGTGTGCTTGGCCATGGCGAGCCTCTCATTCGAAGACCAGACGCCCATTATTGGCAACTACCAGCAGAAGAACAAGAGGGTAGTGTATGACACTGTGGGCTCAAGGCTAGGCTTTGCTGATGAGGATTGTAGCTATGCATAA
- the LOC9270716 gene encoding F-box/FBD/LRR-repeat protein At1g13570 encodes MAAAAREDELMSLPTDVLDIILARIPFDLLVRTCCLSHAWRRRWESVRYLDIRLGWGCRGAPSARDLWRCAAPVVGFRACVHARHFHHLPTWFPALASKGVRELAIECDGVRRGHPDTPPYWVIDQGLFSCAALAVLHLEDCDMPLAPPGFRGFPSLVSLTLRGVTLPAEGGGARVEHLVAAAPLLAELRLDDVDVEELEDPTPPLYKWAVRAPRLRVLKMATRLDIGCRIPEEPPLLEEAYIDIGNSFMSFHEIFRGIITVRKLWFNIHEFNEYPLEGISCKFDNLREVHVTTNFGQQPSTMSLFSLLRCAPYIEDLSIEAEDISFSHRDDPYEIEEDDFISSGINENSFSSLKYVSLSGITYSSNQLRFMKFLLSKTESLQSFAVTFLYSKSNKEYVKACRVLRAFRRASASPQARFEVRLWDKPTPRPSFFSCLPP; translated from the exons atggcggcggcggcgagggaggacgaGCTGATGTCGCTCCCCACGGACGTCCTCGACATCATCCTCGCGCGGATCCCCTTCGACCTGCTGGTCCGCACGTGCtgcctctcccacgcgtggcggcgccggtgggaGTCCGTGCGCTACCTCGACATCCGCCTCGGCTGGGGCTGCCGCGGCGCGCCCTCCGCCCGCGACCTGTGGCGGTGCGCGGCGCCCGTCGTCGGCTTCCGCGCCTGCGTCCACGCCCGCCACTTCCACCACCTGCCCACCTGGTTCCCCGCCCTGGCGAGCAAGGGCGTCCGGGAGCTCGCCATCGAGTGCGACGGGGTGCGCCGCGGCCACCCCGACACCCCGCCGTACTGGGTCATCGACCAGGGCCTCTTCTCCtgcgccgcgctcgccgtcctCCACCTCGAGGACTGCGACATGCCGCTCGCGCCCCCGGGGTTCCGGGGATTCCCCAGCCTCGTCTCGCTCACCCTCCGCGGCGTCACCCTCCcggccgagggcggcggcgcgcgggtcgAACACCTggtcgccgcggcgccgctcctcgccgAGCTCAGGCTGGACGACGTGGACGTGGAGGAATTGGAGGACCCCACGCCTCCGTTGTACAAGTGGGCCGTTCGGGCGCCTCGCCTCCGGGTCCTAAAGATGGCTACGCGCTTGGACATCGGCTGCCGGATCCCGGAGGAGCCCCCATTGCTGGAGGAGGCGTACATCGACATTGGTAACAGCTTCATGAGTTTCCACGAAATTTTCCGAGGGATTATTACTGTCAGGAAGCTTTGGTTCAACATTCACGAG TTTAACGAATATCCACTGGAGGGGATTTCGTGTAAATTTGATAATCTGAGGGAGGTACACGTGACCACAAATTTTGGCCAACAACCGAGCACTATGTCACTATTTTCCTTACTGAGATGTGCTCCGTACATTGAAGACCTAAGTATTGAG GCTGAAGATATTTCATTTTCGCATAGAGACGATCCTTATGAAATTGAAGAAGATGACTTTATAAGTTCAGGGATAAACGAGAACTCGTTTTCTAGCCTCAAATATGTGTCTCTGAGTGGTATCACGTACTCGTCAAATCAGCTGCGCTTTATGAAGTTTTTACTCTCCAAAACAGAATCACTTCAATCCTTTGCTGTTACTTTTCTATATAGTAAATCAAACAAAGAGTATGTGAAAGCATGCAGGGTACTAAGAGCCTTTAGAAGGGCATCCGCATCACCCCAAGCTAGGTTCGAGGTAAGGCTTTGGGACAAACCAACCCCAAGACCGTCATTCTTTTCATGTCTGCCTCCGTAA
- the LOC107277750 gene encoding LOW QUALITY PROTEIN: F-box/FBD/LRR-repeat protein At1g13570 (The sequence of the model RefSeq protein was modified relative to this genomic sequence to represent the inferred CDS: inserted 1 base in 1 codon), with product MATSGFAYSSPPKRQRVAAEAPPPPPPPATTGTRTDMLMALPSDILNDRILVLLPFDKLVRTSCLSRAWRRRWESVANLRIEFPASVSSSRALWRCAAPIRGFRARVATRNVYRAARXAMARKGVQDLSLKFSFDDLPHLPGPALFSCAELVSLRLEKCDMPPGFPGFPNLERLYLVGVTLPYARAGTQLEHLILASENLAVLELSNLGTMDGAVVVDPWAIRAPNLRELSVTMPMGVDFGCRITEALPKLEDAYISFDCVFGTQEFLDAFQNISTVNKLCFMVAEFSINMLEGITCKFENLREASLNIDFGQLSSVLSIDSLLKFAPHIEHLEIQTLDTELDKEKIDEDSLNSEISSDLFASLKHVSLTGAKHRENQMCFMKFLLSKAGSLQTFAVTFMFDDDGKSEWFENKCKELIECQKASPQLLLTAKVTQDGS from the exons ATGGCGACCTCGGGCTTCGCCTACTCGTCGCCCCCCAAGCGCCAGCGAGTAGCGGCCgaggcgccgcctccgccgccgccgccggcgacgacggggacgcGCACGGACATGCTGATGGCGCTCCCGTCGGACATCCTCAACGACCGCATCCTCGTGCTGCTCCCCTTCGACAAGCTGGTCCGCACCTCCTGCCTCTCCCGCGCGTGGCGCCGCCGGTGGGAGTCCGTCGCCAACCTCCGCATCGAGTTCCCCGCCTCGgtctcctcctcccgcgccctGTGGCGGTGCGCGGCGCCCATCCGCGGCTTCCGCGCCCGCGTCGCCACGCGCAACGTCtaccgcgccgccc ccgccatGGCGCGGAAGGGCGTCCAGGATCTCAGCCTGAAGTTCTCGTTTGACGATCTGCCGCACCTTCCCGGACCCGCCCTCTTCTCCTGCGCCGAACTCGTCAGCCTCCGCCTCGAGAAATGCGACATGCCGCCGGGCTTTCCGGGCTTCCCCAACCTCGAGCGCCTCTACCTCGTGGGTGTCACCCTCCCGTACGCCCGTGCCGGCACGCAGCTCGAACACCTCATCCTCGCGTCAGAGAACCTCGCCGTGCTCGAGTTGTCAAACCTGGGTACCATGGATGGCGCGGTCGTGGTGGACCCGTGGGCCATCAGAGCGCCCAACCTCCGGGAGCTCAGTGTCACCATGCCGATGGGTGTCGACTTCGGCTGCCGAATCACAGAGGCGCTCCCCAAGCTCGAGGATGCGTACATCTCATTCGATTGCGTCTTCGGAACCCAAGAATTCCTTGACGCTTTCCAAAATATTTCTACTGTCAATAAGCTCTGTTTCATGGTCGCTGAG TTCAGCATTAATATGCTGGAGGGAATTACATGCAAGTTTGAGAATCTGAGGGAAGCCAGCCTGAACATAGATTTTGGCCAACTCTCAAGTGTTCTATCAATAGATTCTTTACTGAAGTTTGCTCCGCATATTGAGCACCTTGAAATTCAG ACTCTTGATACAGAATTGGATAAAGAAAAGATTGATGAAGACTCCCTAAATTCAGAGATAAGCAGTGACTTGTTTGCAAGCCTCAAACATGTGTCCCTGACTGGTGCCAAGCACCGCGAAAATCAAATGTGCTTTATGAAGTTTTTACTGTCCAAAGCAGGCTCTCTTCAAACATTTGCTGTCACTTTTATGTTTGATGATGATGGAAAGAGCGAATGgtttgaaaataaatgcaaaGAGTTAATCGAGTGCCAAAAGGCTTCACCCCAACTTTTGTTGACAGCAAAAGTGACACAAGACGGATCGTAA